A stretch of DNA from Bacteroidales bacterium:
TTTATGCATGATGAAATATATAAAAACAGACCGGATGTTGGTGCAATTTTTCACGGACACCACTCACTGATAACTCAAAACGCCTTACTATTGGGAATACCGGAAACAAAAGAAAAAACTCCTTACGGAACCATCGCACTTGCAGACAGCATTCTTGAAATCATTAAAAACAACAATTTTGTTGTTATAAAAGAACATGGATTTGTTTCGGTAGCAGATAATATTCAAAAAGCAGGAGAGCTGACTTTAAAATGGCTTAACAAAACAAAATTGCTTTAATATTATATAAATTCATTATTATTTTTTCGTTAAGTTTTCTCTTCTGTGGTTTTGGGAATTTTTTAAGAGAATATTAATTTTTACTTTTGTAAAAACTCATTGTTATGAACAACAGCTACACGATTCTTTTAGTTGATGACGAGCCGGATATAGTAGAATTTTTAAGTTACAACCTGAAACGTGAAGGGTTTAAAGTCTATTCAGCCGGAAACGGAAAAGATGGTGTTAATATTGCAAAAGAAATAATTCCTCATCTTGTTATACTGGATGTAATGATGCCCGGCCTGGACGGAATAGAAACCTGTTCGGAACTAAAAAAAATCCCTGAACTTAACAAAACGCTTATCATGTTTCTTACTGCCCGCGGAGAAGATTATTCGCAAATAGCAGGGTTGGATGCCGGAGCTGATGATTATGTTTCCAAACCGGTAAAACCCAAAGTACTGATAAGCCGTATCAACGCCCTGCTCAGAAGGTATTCGGATGAGGTGGTTCCCCAGAATTCTACTATTAAAATTCACGACCTGATAATAGACAGGGAAAAATTTGTTGTTATAAAACAAGGGCAAAAAATAATACTCCCCAAAAAAGAATTTGAATTACTATATCTTTTGGCATCAAAACCGAATAAAGTTTTTACACGAGAAGAAATCCTGTCAAATATATGGGGCTATAATGTTATTGTGGGTGACCGAACCATAGACGTTCATATCCGTAAAGTGCGTGAAAAAATCGGGATGGAGTTTGTTTCAACGGTGAAGGGTATCGGCTATAAATTCGAAAACTAATGAGAAAATACCACCCCCGGAGTATTTCTTTAAAAATAGCGCTGTTCGTGCTGTTTTCTACTGTCTGTTTGTTTATTTTTTATCTCCTTTTTTTTTCTGAAAGACACTTTGCTTGGGTTTATTATCTGGCAGCTACTGTTGTTTTATTTATTTCAGTATTGCTTTTCACACGTTACACTGTTGAAGACTTTATATATAAAAGAATCAGGGTTCTTTATAAAACACTGCACAACCTTAAAACTCCAAAACAAAAAATTAAAATAACGGAAAACTGGCTCGAAAATGCAGAAGCAGAGTTGGTAAAATGGGCTGAAGACAAAAAAACAGAGTTGGAAGCCCTGAAGAAATCAGAAAATTACCGGCGTGATTTTCTAGGAAATGTTTCTCACGAACTAAAAACCCCCATATTTAACATTCAGGGCTACGTGCTCACATTGCTTGACGGCGGCCTTGAAGACAAAAGTATCAACCGCGAATACCTGTTACGTGCCGAAAAAAGCATTGACAGGATGATAGCCATAGTGAACGATTTAGAAGCCATATCAAAATTAGAATCCGAAACCCTGAAGCTGGTAAAAGAAAAAGTTGATTTATCTGCACTGGCTCATGATGTGCTGGATTCTTATGAAATAAATGCAAAACAAAAAAACATCGCTTTAAGTATTCATAATAAATTATCCGGGCCGGTTCATGTTCTTGCTGACAAAGAAAAAATTAGACAGGTTTTAAACAATCTGCTGGAAAATGCCATCAAGTATAATAAACAAAACGGTAATGCTAAAATTACATTTTATGACATGGACGAACTAATACTTGTGGAA
This window harbors:
- a CDS encoding response regulator transcription factor, which translates into the protein MNNSYTILLVDDEPDIVEFLSYNLKREGFKVYSAGNGKDGVNIAKEIIPHLVILDVMMPGLDGIETCSELKKIPELNKTLIMFLTARGEDYSQIAGLDAGADDYVSKPVKPKVLISRINALLRRYSDEVVPQNSTIKIHDLIIDREKFVVIKQGQKIILPKKEFELLYLLASKPNKVFTREEILSNIWGYNVIVGDRTIDVHIRKVREKIGMEFVSTVKGIGYKFEN
- a CDS encoding ATP-binding protein yields the protein MRKYHPRSISLKIALFVLFSTVCLFIFYLLFFSERHFAWVYYLAATVVLFISVLLFTRYTVEDFIYKRIRVLYKTLHNLKTPKQKIKITENWLENAEAELVKWAEDKKTELEALKKSENYRRDFLGNVSHELKTPIFNIQGYVLTLLDGGLEDKSINREYLLRAEKSIDRMIAIVNDLEAISKLESETLKLVKEKVDLSALAHDVLDSYEINAKQKNIALSIHNKLSGPVHVLADKEKIRQVLNNLLENAIKYNKQNGNAKITFYDMDELILVEVADTGIGIPLEDVPRIFERFYRTAIGRTFEHSGSGLGLAIVKHIIEAHGQTMHVRSSIGVGTTFGFTLQKA